From one Nonomuraea polychroma genomic stretch:
- a CDS encoding GNAT family N-acetyltransferase codes for MLPQAVIRPAVPADLKAVAEINAHYVTNTVITFEETPPTVEDWQHKLADLTGRGLPFLVADLSGEVAGYAYAGPWRPKPAYRNTVEDTIYLSPAYTGRGLGGALLGELVTRSIAAGMRRMIAVIAGAGDDRSIELHRRFGFTEAGRLTEVGYKHGRWIDTTLMQRALAG; via the coding sequence GTGCTTCCCCAAGCCGTCATCCGCCCGGCGGTTCCCGCGGACCTGAAGGCGGTGGCCGAGATCAACGCCCACTACGTCACCAACACCGTGATCACCTTCGAGGAGACACCGCCGACCGTCGAGGACTGGCAGCACAAGCTGGCCGACCTGACCGGCCGCGGCCTGCCGTTCCTCGTCGCCGACCTGTCCGGCGAGGTGGCCGGCTACGCCTACGCCGGCCCCTGGCGCCCCAAGCCCGCCTACCGGAACACCGTGGAGGACACGATCTACCTCTCTCCCGCGTACACGGGCCGGGGACTGGGTGGAGCGCTGCTCGGCGAGCTGGTGACCAGGTCGATCGCGGCCGGGATGCGCCGCATGATCGCCGTCATCGCCGGCGCCGGCGACGACCGCTCGATCGAGCTGCACCGCCGCTTCGGATTCACGGAGGCCGGTCGGCTGACAGAGGTCGGATACAAGCACGGCCGCTGGATCGACACCACGCTCATGCAACGCGCCCTCGCCGGATAA
- a CDS encoding serine hydrolase domain-containing protein — protein sequence MAMNRARWQARLDELRAAHHVPGASLAVLVDGQIHELASGVLHRGTGVEVTTDSVFLTGSVAKVYTATLVMRLVDEGRLELDAPVVDVLPEFATPDPEATKTITIRQLLSHTGGVTNDFTYDSGRGDDCVAKYVEAARGVALDCPPGTAMSYGSLGYVVLARVVEVLTGLTWDQALKDLLFTPLGLEHSMTLPEEALRFRVAMSHLGTPGQDPDPAPAWDLMPRSAGPYGRVIVSAGDAVRFARMHLEGGLGVMSAAAVAAMQRREVDVPDKWTVSADGWGLGWTLYDWDGVPGFGHDGAAIGQYAFLRVVPHAGVAVALLTNGGGARPLYAELFRELLGELAGVRMPDAFGPPAEPPVVDLEPVLGTYRREGVVLTVSRRDDGRAVLRYEFVDGMAHFSPPTDLELEPVMENVFAASGAGHAFSEEYMPVVFTTLPDGSRVCYVGMRATPKVA from the coding sequence ATGGCGATGAATCGGGCCCGGTGGCAGGCGCGGTTGGACGAGCTACGGGCCGCGCACCACGTCCCTGGCGCGTCGCTGGCGGTGCTGGTGGACGGGCAGATCCATGAGCTTGCGAGCGGAGTGCTCCACCGGGGCACCGGGGTCGAGGTGACGACCGACTCGGTGTTCCTGACCGGCTCCGTCGCCAAGGTCTACACCGCCACCCTGGTGATGCGGCTGGTCGACGAGGGCCGGTTGGAGCTGGACGCGCCGGTGGTGGACGTGCTGCCCGAGTTCGCCACGCCCGACCCGGAGGCGACCAAGACCATCACCATCCGGCAACTCCTCAGCCACACCGGCGGGGTGACCAACGACTTCACCTACGACTCGGGGCGGGGTGACGACTGCGTGGCCAAATACGTCGAAGCCGCCAGAGGCGTGGCGCTGGACTGCCCGCCCGGGACGGCGATGTCGTACGGCAGCCTCGGCTACGTCGTGCTGGCCAGGGTCGTCGAGGTGCTCACGGGCCTGACCTGGGATCAGGCGTTGAAGGACCTGCTGTTCACCCCGCTCGGCCTGGAGCACTCGATGACGCTGCCGGAGGAGGCGCTGCGCTTCCGTGTGGCCATGAGCCACCTGGGCACGCCCGGGCAGGATCCCGACCCGGCGCCGGCCTGGGACCTGATGCCGCGCTCGGCGGGCCCGTACGGCCGGGTCATCGTGTCGGCCGGCGACGCCGTCCGCTTCGCGCGCATGCACCTGGAGGGCGGCCTGGGCGTGATGTCGGCTGCGGCCGTGGCGGCGATGCAGCGGCGCGAAGTGGACGTGCCGGACAAGTGGACGGTCAGCGCGGACGGCTGGGGCCTGGGCTGGACCCTGTACGACTGGGACGGCGTCCCCGGTTTCGGCCACGACGGCGCGGCCATCGGCCAATACGCCTTCCTGCGCGTCGTGCCGCACGCCGGTGTGGCCGTGGCGCTGCTCACCAACGGCGGCGGCGCCCGCCCGCTCTACGCAGAGCTGTTCCGCGAGCTGCTGGGCGAGCTGGCCGGAGTGCGCATGCCGGACGCGTTCGGCCCGCCGGCCGAGCCGCCGGTGGTCGATCTGGAGCCGGTGCTGGGCACCTACCGGCGCGAAGGGGTCGTGCTCACCGTCAGCCGGAGGGACGACGGGCGGGCGGTCCTGCGCTACGAGTTCGTGGACGGCATGGCGCATTTCTCCCCGCCCACCGACCTCGAGCTGGAGCCCGTCATGGAGAACGTGTTCGCCGCCTCCGGCGCCGGGCACGCGTTCAGCGAGGAGTACATGCCCGTGGTCTTCACGACCCTGCCGGACGGCAGCCGGGTCTGCTACGTGGGCATGCGCGCCACCCCGAAGGTCGCGTAA